GATCGCCACCGAGACGACGTCGACCCCGGCCTGCTTCATGAGGCGGATGTCCTCGTCCCACACCTCCCGCGGCCACTGCTCCGGGTTGTAGTCGGCGCCGTAGGAGATGCGTCGGGGGGTGCCGTGCGGGGTGCGCAGCCAGCGGTGGTTCTGCATGCGGGAGGGACGTCCTTCGAGTCGTGAGGGGGAAGCGGGGGCGGGATCGGTCGACCCCGCCCCCACGGGGATCATTCGACGGTGAAGCCCTGCTCGGTGCCGTAGTCCTCGAGCGTGGACTGCCAGGCGGCCAGGCCGTCGGCGATCGTCGTCCCGCCCAGGAACGCCTGGCCGACCGAGTCGCCGAACACCGTGTTGGCGTAGACCTGGAACGGCAGGTACTGCCAGCCCTCGACCACCGCGGCCGACGACTCCGAGAACACCTGGTTGGCCTGCTGGCCGCCGAAGTACTCGAACTCCTCGCTCAGGAACTCCTCCGACTCGAGGTCGGCGACGGTGGCCGGGAAGGCGCCGCCGTCGAGGCGGGTCTGCACGCCGTCGCCGGCGTTGGCGTACTCGATGAACTCGTAGGCAAGCTCCTTGTTCTCGGCGTCGGCGGGGATCGCCAGCGAGCTGCCGCCGTTCTCCGACGAGGTCACCTCGCCCTCCTCCCACTGCGGCATGGGGGCCACGCGCCAGGCGCCGGCGCCGTCGGGGGCGCTGCCCTCGAGGTTGGCGGGCATCCACGCACCGATCGGCAGGGTCGCGATCGTGCCGTCGGACAGGCCGGCGAACCACTCGTCCGACCAGCCGGCGATCGGCGAGACGAGGCCCTCGTCGAGCATCGTCTGCCACACCTCGGCGTAGCGCTGGGCGCCCTCGTCGCCCGTGAGGTCGAAGCCGACCGTGGTCTCGTCGACCGTCCACGGGGTGCCGCCGGCCTGCCACATGATCGACGCGGCCAGGCCGGCGTCGCCCGAGTCGTTGGTGATGTAGACGTCCGGGTTGGCGGCGTGCAGGTCGCGCGCGGCCTGCAGGTACTCGTCCCAGGTGGTCGGCACCTCGATGCCGTACTGGTCGAACACCTCCTTGTTGTAGAACAGCGCCATGGGGCCGGAGTCCATCGGCAGGCCGATGATCTGGTCGCCCGAGGTCACCGACGACCACGGGCCGGGGGCGTAGGTGCCCTCGTACTCGTCGGCGCCGTACTCGGTGAGGTCCTGCAGCGCGCCCTGCAGCGCGTACTGCGGCAGCGCGTAGTACTCGACCTGGGCGACGTCGGGCAGGCCGGTGCCGGCCGTGATCGCGTTGGACAGTGCCGTGTACGAGTCGATGCCGGTGCCGACGTTGACGAGGTCGACGGTGACCCCGGGGTTCTCGGCCTCGAAGTCGGCGACGACCTGCTCGAGCGTGGGCTCCCACGCCCAGACCGTGATCGTGCCGCCCTCCTCCAGGGCGTCGTCGGTGTCGGTGGCGCCGGCCGAGCAGGCGGCGAGGGAGAGCGAGGCCACGCCGGCGACGGCGGTGCCGATGAGGACGCGGCGCGTCCGTGGGGTGATCCGGGTCATGCGATTCTCACTTCTTTGTGTGGGTGGTGGGGGTCATTCCTTGACGGATCCGGCCGCGAGGCCGGACTGCCAGTACCGCTGCAGGAAGAGGAAGGCGATGATCAGCGGCACGATCGTGAGCAGCGATCCGGTCAGCACGAGATCGAAGATCGCGGTGCCGCCGGCCGTCGCCGCCTGCGCGTTCCACTGGTTCAGGCCGATGATGAGCGGGTACCAGTCGGGGTCGCGCAGCATGATGAGGGGCAGGAAGTAGTTGTTCCATGTGGCGACCATCGTGAACAGCAGCACGGTGACCATGCCGGGCGCGAGCAGCCGCAGCGCCACCTGCCAGAAGATGCGGAACTCGCCGGCGCCGTCGATCCGCGCCGCCTCCATCAGCTCGGTCGGCACGGCCTCGCTCGCGAACGTCCACATCAGGTAGAGGCCGAAGGGCGAGATGAGCGAGGGGATGATCACCGACCAGGGCGTGTTGGTGAGGCCCATCGAGCTGAACATGAGGAACGTCGGCACCGCCAGCGCCGTGCCGGGCACCGCGACGGCGCCGATGACGACGGCGAACACCGCGCGCTTGCCCGCGAACTCGTACTTGGCCAGTGCGTAGCCGCCGAGCACGGCCAGCAGCGTGGCCCCGCCCGCGCCCACCACGACGTAGAGCAGCGTGTTGCCGAACCAGCGCAGGAAGATGCCGTCGTCGTAGGTCAGGGCGCGCGCGATGTTGTCGAACAGCGCGAACTCGTCGCCGAACCAGAGGCCGAAGGTCGAGAACAGATCGCTCTGGGTCTTGGAGGCGTTGATGAACAGCCAGATCAGCGGGATCAGCGAGTACACCAGCACGATCGCGGTGAGCACGGTGAGCGTGACGCTGCGGCGCGGGCGGTCGGTGGTGCCCAGGCGACGGCGGCGCGTGACCGACGGGGCGACGGTGAGCAGGCGGGTGGTCGTCATGATCAGTCGGCCCTCCGCATGCCGCGCAGCTGCACGACGTAGGCGATGACCATCGTGATCACGCCCATGATGATCGCCACGGTCGCCGAGTAGTTGAGCTGCTGGCCGGCGAACGCGAGGTTGTAGGCGTACAGGTTGGGCGTGAACGACGTCGTGATCGCGTTGGGCGCGAGCGACTGCATGATGCTCGGCTCGTTGAACAGCTGGAAGCTGCCGATGATCGAGAAGATCGTGGCGACGACGAGGGATCCGCGGATGGCCGGCAGCTTGATGGCCCGGATGATGCGGAACTGGCTGGCCCCGTCGATCGCGGCGGCCTCGTACAGCGAGGTGGGGATCACGCGCAGCGCCGAGTAGAAGATGAGCATGTTGTAGCCCAGGAACTCCCAGGTCACGATGTTGCCGATCGAGGCGAGCACCAGGCTCGGCGACAGCAGATCGGGCAGCTGGATGCCGAGCAGGTCGTTGAGGTTGCCGACGAGGCCGAAGCGGGTGCCGTACATGAACCCCCACATGAGGGCCGCGACCACGGCGGGCACCGCGTAGGGCAGGAAGATCGACAGGCGGAAGAACCCGGTGCCGTACAGGCGGCCGCTGTCGAGCGCGAGGGCCACGAGCAGCGACAGGAACAGCATGATCGGCACCTGGATGAGCAGGAACAGGGCCACCCGCACCACGCCGGCCCAGAACGCGCCGTCGCCGAAGGCCGCGACGTAGTTCTCGAGGCCCACGAAGGCGTTGCCGCCCACGAGCTGGTTGCGGAACAGGCTCAGCCAGAGCGCGTAGACGATCGGCGCGATGAACACGAGGGCGAACACGACCGCGAAGGGCGCCAGGAAGGCCCAGCCGGTCCAGCGGCCGCCCGCGGCCCGCGCGCTCGAGGCGCGCCGCCCGGGCCGTGCCGGCCGGGGGATCGCGATCGGTGGTGACGTCGTCGTCATCGCTGCAGCTCGCCTCCTTGCGTGGATGCCGCGGATGTTTACGCAAACATCACCACATTTCCGGAGCCGCCGCAACCTCCCGCGACGCGGTACGGTGATGCCACCATGACTGAGAACCGCCCGGCGTCGCGCGAGAGCCGCCGCGTCTCGATGGCCGACGTCGCCGCGCGCGCGGGGGTCTCGATGCAGACCGTCTCGCGCGTCGCCAACGGCACGGCGGCCGTCGTCCCCGCGACGCGGCAGCGCGTGATCCGGGCGATGAACGAGCTGGGCTACCGGCCCAACAGTGCGGCGCGCGCGCTCAAGCTGGGCTCGTTCCGCACGCTCGGCGTGCTCTCGCACACCCTGTCTACGCTCGGCGACGTCCGCACGATCGAGGCGATCGCGCTGTCGGCCGCCGCCGAGGGCTACGCGACGACGCTCATTCCCGTGCACGCCACGAGCCAGGCCGGCGTGGACCGGGTGTTCTCGCGGCTGCAGGAGCTCACGGTCGACGCGCTCATCCTCAACATGGAGGCGCCGATGCTCGCGCACGCGGCCGAAATGCTGCCGCCCGGGGTGCCCGTCGTGTACATGGATCCCGACGTGGCCGAGGCGCAGGTGATCGTCGACACGGATCAGGCCGGCGGCGGCCGCCTGGCGACCGAGCACCTGCTCGGGCTCGGGCACCGCACCGTGCACCACCTCGCCGGCCCCGAGACCTCCCGCCCGGCCGCGCGCCGCATCGAGGGGTGGCGCGCCGCGCTGCGCGACGCCGGCCGCGAGATCCCGCCGCTCGTGCGGGGCGACTGGAGCGTGGAGTCGGGCTATCTCGCCGGGCGGGAGCTGGCCCGCGACCCCGGGTGCACGGCCGTGTTCTGCGCGAACGACCAGATGGCCCTGGGCCTATACCGCGCCCTCGCCGAGGCGGGACGCCGCGTGCCGCACGACGTGAGCGTGGTCGGCTTCGACGACACCGCCGACGGCCGCGGCTACGCCCCGCCGCTGACCTCGGTGCACCAGGACTTCGCCGACGTCGGCCACCGGTGCGTGGCCTCCGCGCTCGAGCTGGTGCGATCGGGGCCGCCGCCGGAGCCGCGCATCACGATCGTGCCCACGCAGCTCGTCGTGCGCGAGAGCACCGGCCCCGCTCCCGCCGAGACCTCGCGCCCCGCGCCGGCCTGAGGGCCGGCGGCCCGCCACGCGGGCGCGCTCGGTCGGACGTCCTGCCGCAGGGGCGCGCTCGGTCGGACGTGCTGCGCGCTGCGGAGGAGATCCGCGCCGCGGCGGCCGGATTCCGCGCGAGTCGGCCGCCGGAGCGCGGATCTCCTCCCCGAGGCGCGAAAGCTCCGACCGGGGGCCGCGCCACGTCGGACGAACCGCGGGGGTCCGGGCCTCCGGCGGGAGCGGGTCAGAGGTCGCGGCCCGCGCCGGCCGACGGGGTGACGGGGAAGATCCGCGGCTCGGCGAACCCGGCGGCGGCGAACGCCTCGGTCACCGCCGCGGTGACGCGATCCTGCGCGGCGGACTCGACGAGCGCGATCGCCGCGCCGCCGAAGCCGCCGCCGGTCATCCGCGCGCCGATCGCCCCCGCCGACATCGCGGCGTCCACCGCGGTGTCGAGCTCGGGGACCGAGATCTCGAAGTCGTCGCGCATCGAGGCGTGCGAGGCCAACAGCAGCTCGCCGATCGCGCGCGGGCCGCGCTCGCGCAGCGTGCGCACGGTGTCGAGCACCCGCTGGTTCTCGGTCACAATGTGCCGCACGCGGCGGAAGGTGACCTCGTCCATCACGGTGCGGGCGCGGTCGAGGTCGGCCACGGCGACGTCGCGCAGGGCGGGCACGCCGAGCAGGGCCGCGCCGCGCTCGCAGGCCTCGCGCCGGTCGCGGTATCCGCCCGTGGAGTGGGCGTGCTGCACCTGGGTGTCGATGACGAGCAGGGCCAGGTCCTCGGCGGCGAGCCCGAGCTCCACGGTCTCGTGCTCGAGCGATCGGCAGTCGAGGAACGTGGCCGCGTCGGCCCGGCCGAGCATCGACGAGACCTGGTCCATGATGCCGGTCGGGGCGCCGACCGCCTCGTTCTCGGCCGTGCGCCCGATCCGGGCGAGCTGGATGCCCTCGAGGCCCAGCTGCCACAGCTCGTCGAGCGCGAACGCCGTGGCGCCCTCGATCGCCGCCGACGACGACAGCCCTGCCCCGACGGGCACGTCGGAGGCGAAGGCGATGTCGAGGCCGAGCACCGTGTGCGGGGCGCGGCCCGAGGCCTCGAGCGCCGCCCACGCGACGCCGAGCGGGTACGCGGCCCACTCGGGCACGTCGCCGCGGCGCACGGCCGCGCCGGGCTCGCCCGCGAAGGTGTCGGCCAGGCGCGCGATCGGCAGCTCGACCGGGTCGGGGTCGAAGGTCGACGCCACACGGATCGCGTCGTCGGCCCGCGGCGACACGGCCGCGTAGGTGCGCCGATCGATCGCGAAGGGCAGCACGTAGCCCTCGTTGTAGTCGGTGTGCTCGCCGATGAGGTTGGCGCGGCCCGCCGACGACCACACCCCGGCGAGGGGCGCGTCGGTCAGCGACGCGAGCAGGCCGCGGGCGTCGTCCAGCGCGGTCACGCGATCTCCCCCACCTCGGCCACGGCGGCGCGCAGCCGCTCGGCGGCCTGCTCGGGCGGCACGTCGCCGATCCACGCGCCCATGGCGGCCTCGGAGCCGGCCAGGTACTTGAGCTTGTCGGCCGCGCGGCGCGGCGAGGTCAGCTGCAGGTGCAGGCGGGCGCCGTCGCGCCCGACGTGCACGGGGGCCTGGTGCCAGGCGGCGATGTACGGGGTCGGGCTGGGGTAGAGCCGGTCGACGCCCCGCAGCAGCCGCAGGTACACTCGCGCGAGCTCGTCGCGCTCGGCCGCGGTCAGCTCGGCGAAGTCGGCGGCGTGGCGGCGCGGCGCGAGGTGGACCTCGATTGGCCACCGCGCGGCGAACGGCACGTAGGCGAGCCAGTGCTCGGCCTCGAGCACCACGCGCGGACCGGCCTGCTCGAAGTCGAGGATGCGCGCGAACAGGTCGGTGCCCTCGCGCTCGAGCGCCTGCAGGAGCAGCCGCGTGCGCGGGGTCACGTACGGGTAGGCGTAGATCTGGCCGTGCGGGTGGTGCAGCGTGACGCCGATCGCCTCGCCACGGTTCTCGAACGGGAACACCTGCTGCACGCCCGGCAGCGCCGACAGCACGCTGGTGCGATCGGCCCACGCCTCGATCACCGTGCGGGCGCGGGCCACGGTCTGCGTGCCGAAGGACCCCTCCCGTTCGGGGCTGAAGCACACGACCTCGCAGCGGCCCACCGAGGTGAAGGTGCGGCCCAGGCCCGGTGCGTCGAGGTCGCCGGGTGGGTTCTCGCCCGCGGGGGCGTCGCCGATCGCCTCGGCCAGCGCGGGGCCGAACGAGGGCGAGCGGTTCTCGAACACCACGACGTCGTACCGGTCGGGGACCTCCGAGGGGTTGGTCGGGGTCTGCGGCGCCAGCGGATCCAGGTCGGCCGGGGGCAGGTGCGCGCGGTTCTGGCGCGCGGCGGCGACCGAGATCCAGTCGCCCGTCAGCACGTCGCGCCGCATCGTCGCGGTCGCCGGCCGGGGATCGAGGGTGCGCTCGTCGACGCGGCGCTCGTCGGAGAGCGTGGTGCCCGCGTCGTCGTAGTAGATCAGCTCGCGGCCGTCGGGCATCCGCGTGGGGCGCTTGACGACGCCGGCGCCGAGCGGGATGGGGGCGGGGATCACGACGCTGGGAGTCACGCGGCGATCCTATCGAGGCGCCGCGCCCCGGTCGCGCGTCACCCCTCGATCTCGGGCGCGACCTTCTTCTCGAGCACCTCGATCGCGCCGTCGGAGAGCGCGATCAGCCCGTCGAGCTCCTCGCGCACCCGCTTGTACGCCACCTGCCGCTCGGCCGCCGTGGCGGAGGTGTCGACGGCGGTGCGCAGCAGCTGCTGTGCCCGCTCGAGCCGGCGGCGCTCCGCATCGGTGAAGCCGGTGTCGCGCACGCGGCGGGCGTTCTGCTCGGCGATGTCGAACGCGACCTCGAAGTCGTGCACGGCGTCGCGGTACTCGGCGAGCGTCTCGGCATCGATCCGCTCCTCGGCCGACGCCGGGCGCAGCCCGTCGGCGACCTTCTTGGCGCGCAGGAAGGCCGCCGTCAGCTCCTCGCGGCCGTCGCTCATGGTGGGGAAGGCGATGAGCTTGGCCACGTCGAGCTCGTAGTCGAGCCAGCGGCGGGTGACCTCGTCGTGGGTCTCCATGAGGCGCTCCAGGCGCTGGGTCCGGCCGGCGCTGTCGGAGCGCTCGATGGCCTCGGGCGAGACGTCGGAGCCCGCCGCGATCGCCTTCGCGCGCGCCTTGGCTTCGATCGTCTCGAGCTTGCGGCGATGCTCCTGCTCGGCCTGCCGCTCGAACAGGCCGGTGACCGTGCCGATCACGCCGAAGGCCGCCCCGCCGACGGGGAACACGAGCCACCAGTAATCGCCGAGCCACGCCAGGATCTCGCCCATTCGCTCAGGCTAGTGGGCGGGCGCCGCGCGGCGCAGGCTCCGGAGCGCGGAAGCCGGGCGGCCGGGATCAGCCGAACAGCAGGGCGAAGGCGCTCGCGCCGCCTCCGGTCACGAGCAGGGCGACGATCACGACCCACGCGACCGTGCGCACGCGACGGTTGCGGCGGTCGAGCGAGACCGAGGGCTCGTCGTCGTCGGGCTCGAGCTCGGAGTGGTTGATGAGCGTCACACGGGCTCCGCGACCGTCTCGCCGAAGTAGCGGGGCAGGGTCGAGGTCGACAGCTCGCGCAGCTCGGCGGCCGAGAACGTGAAGTAGTCCTGGATCTCCAGGTCGGGGACCGTGTCGGTCACGCCGATCCGCAGCACCGGGTAGTCGCGGCCGGCGCACAGGCCGCGGAACTTCACGTCGTCCTCGCGCGGCACCGACACGAGCACGCGGCCCGTCGACTCCGAGAACAGCGCGGCCGCGGCGTCGACGCCGTCGCGCTCCATGAGCTCGGACAGCCACACCCGGGCGCCCACGCCGAAGCGCGTCACGCACTCCGCGAGCGCCTGGGCGAGGCCGCCCTCGGACAGGTCGTGGGCGCTCGAGATGAGCCACTCGTCGTTCGCGGCGCGCAGCAGCCCGGCCAGGCGCTTCTCGGCGTCGAGGTCGACGGCCGGCGGGCGCCCGCCGAGGTGACCGTGGATCACGTCGGCCCAGGCCGATCCGCTCAGCTCGGTGGCGGTCACGCCCAGCAGGTAGATGTTCTGGCCCGGGTCCTGCCAGCCGCTCGGCACGCGGCGCGAGACGTCGTCGATCACGCCGAGCACGCCGACGACGGGCGTCGGGTGGATCGGGGTGTCGCCGGTCTGGTTGTAGAACGACACGTTGCCGCCCGTGACGGGCACGCCGAGGGTGAGGCAGGCGTCGGAGAGGCCCTCGACGGCCTGCGAGAACTGCCACATGACCTCGGGGTTCTCGGGCGAGCCGAAGTTGAGGCAGTCGGTCACCGCGGCGGGGGTCGCGCCGGTGACGGCGACGTTGCGGTAGGCCTCGGCGAGGGCCAGCTGCGCGCCCTGGTACGGGTCGAGCTGACAGTAGCGGCCGTTGGCGTCGGTGGCGATCGCGAAGCCCAGGCCGGACTCCTCGTCGACGCGGATCATGCCGGCGTCGTCGGGGAAGGACAGGGCCGTGTTGCCGAGCACGTAGTAGTCGTACTGGTTGGTGATCCAGCTCGTGTCGGCCAGGTTCGGCGAGGCGACGAGCTTCGCGAACTGGTCCTTGAGGTCGGCGGGGTCGGTCGAGCGGGGCAGGGCCGAGGCGCTGTCCTCGCGCAGGGCGTCGATCCACGTCGGGTACGCGACGGGCCGCTCGTAGACGGGGCCGTCGACGGCGACGGTGGAGGGGTCGACGTCGACGATCGTCTCGCCGTTCCACGTGATCACGAGGCGGCCGTCGCCGGTGACCTCGCCGAGCACGCTCGTCTCGACGTCCCACTTGCGCACGACCGCGAGGAACGCGTCGAGCTTCTCGGGCGCGACGATCGCCATCATGCGCTCCTGCGACTCGCTCATGAGGATCTCCTCGGCGGTGAGCGAGGGGTCGCGCAGCAGCACGTTGGTGAGCTCGACGTTCATGCCCGATCCGCCGTTGGCGGCCAGCTCGCTTGTGGCGCACGAGATGCCGGCGGCGCCGAGGTCCTGGATCGCCTCGACGAGGTCGTTCTGGTACAGCTCCATGCAGCACTCGATGAGCACCTTCTCGGCGAACGGATCGCCCACCTGCACCGCGGGGCGCTTGGTGGGGCCGCCGTCGCTGAACGAGTCGGAGGCCAGGATCGACGCGCCGCCGATGCCGTCGCCGCCCGTGCGGGCGCCGAAGAGCACGACCTTGTTGCCGGCGCCGGTGGCGTTGGCGAGGCGGATGTCCTCGTGGCGCATGACGCCCACCGCGAGCGCGTTGACGAGCGGGTTGGCCTGGTAGGTGGCGTCGAACACCGTCTCGCCGCCGATGTTGGGCAGGCCCAGGCAGTTGCCGTAGCTCGAGATCCCCGAGACCACGCCGTGGACCACGCGCGCGGTGTCGGGGTGATCGATCGCGCCGAAGCGCAGCTGGTCCATGACCGCCACGGGCCGGGCGCCCATCGAGATGATGTCGCGGACGATGCCGCCCACGCCGGTCGCGGCGCCCTGGAACGGCTCGATGTAGCTGGGGTGGTTGTGCGACTCGACCTTGAAGGTCACCGCCCAGCCCTCGCCCACGTCGACCACGCCGGCGTTCTGGCCCATGCCGACCATGAGCTTCTCGGTCATCTCGGGCGAGACCTTCTTGCCGAACTGGCGCAGGTAGATCTTGCTCGACTTGTAGGAGCAGTGCTCCGACCACATCACCGAGTACATCGCCAGCTCGCCGCTGGTGGGGCGGCGGCCGAGGATCTCGCGGATTTTCGCGTACTCGTCCGGCTTGAGTCCGAGCGCCTCGAACGGCTGCTCCTTCTCCGGGGTGGCTGCGGCGTTGGCCACGGTGTCGACGACGTGTTCGGTGCTCACGCGGAGGCGCTCCAGACTCGCGGAATGGCGGGATCACTCGATTCTAGTTCGGCGGGCTGACGGGCCGGACGCATCGGTGCGTCAGCGAATCTGGCGGATGCCCCGGCCGTCACCCCAGGCGCGGTCGGCGGTGAGGGCGTCGACTCCCAGCCGGTGAGACAGGGCGATGCACAGTCGATCGGCCAAGGAGAGTCCGCGCCCGGGCGCCCAGAGTCCGGCGGCGTGCTCGGCGTCGACGAGGGTGACCGGCTCGACCTTCAGGTCGTAGCTGAGCAGCAGGGCGCGGGCCGTGCCCCAGTCGCCGCCGCGAGCCCGTACCTTCTGCGCGACCTCGGACCAGTTCACGGCGCTGATCGCGCTGCCCGCCAGCGCGGCCTCGACGGTGTCCGCGCCCTCTTCACCCTGCAGGAATGCCAGGATCGCGGAGGCGTCGACGACGGTCACGCGGCGTCTTCCGCGGCCGCGGCGCGGCGTCGCTCGGCGAGCAGCTCGTCCGCAAGGCTTCCGCCCGCGAGCTGCCGGCGGACGGCGGCTTTCGCCTGCTCGCGCGAGAGCAGGACGACGCCCGTGGGCGTCTCGATCGCCACGAGCGGGGTGCCCTGATCCCACTGCTGACGGGCGCGCAGCTCAGCGGGGATGACGAGGCGCCCGCGATCCCCCAGCACGATGCTGTATGTCCCATCCATGGTGGGAATGTACCACCACAGGGTCTTGAGTGGGATGCGATCGCGGACGCGGCGGCGCCGCGATATCTATTCAGGCGTATGGTTCTGAACGGAGGGAATTCGCCGCCCGCCCACGATGCGACGGGGAGACGTTTCCGCAGATCGATACATCAGGAGGATGGGATGAACGTCAAGGCAGCTGTCTACGAGAAGACGGGGGAGCCGCTCCAGATCCGGTCGCTCGAGCTCGATGAGCCGCGGGCGAACGAGGTGCAGGTGCGCATCACGGCGACGGGCGTGTGCCACACGGACGCGGTGGTGCGCGACGGCTGGATGCCCACGGAGCCGCCGATGGTGCTCGGGCACGAGGGTGCCGGCGTGGTGGAGAAGGTCGGCCCGGGCGTGAGCCATCTGGCGCC
This genomic interval from Microbacterium sediminis contains the following:
- a CDS encoding carbohydrate ABC transporter permease gives rise to the protein MTTTSPPIAIPRPARPGRRASSARAAGGRWTGWAFLAPFAVVFALVFIAPIVYALWLSLFRNQLVGGNAFVGLENYVAAFGDGAFWAGVVRVALFLLIQVPIMLFLSLLVALALDSGRLYGTGFFRLSIFLPYAVPAVVAALMWGFMYGTRFGLVGNLNDLLGIQLPDLLSPSLVLASIGNIVTWEFLGYNMLIFYSALRVIPTSLYEAAAIDGASQFRIIRAIKLPAIRGSLVVATIFSIIGSFQLFNEPSIMQSLAPNAITTSFTPNLYAYNLAFAGQQLNYSATVAIIMGVITMVIAYVVQLRGMRRAD
- a CDS encoding ABC transporter substrate-binding protein — encoded protein: MTRITPRTRRVLIGTAVAGVASLSLAACSAGATDTDDALEEGGTITVWAWEPTLEQVVADFEAENPGVTVDLVNVGTGIDSYTALSNAITAGTGLPDVAQVEYYALPQYALQGALQDLTEYGADEYEGTYAPGPWSSVTSGDQIIGLPMDSGPMALFYNKEVFDQYGIEVPTTWDEYLQAARDLHAANPDVYITNDSGDAGLAASIMWQAGGTPWTVDETTVGFDLTGDEGAQRYAEVWQTMLDEGLVSPIAGWSDEWFAGLSDGTIATLPIGAWMPANLEGSAPDGAGAWRVAPMPQWEEGEVTSSENGGSSLAIPADAENKELAYEFIEYANAGDGVQTRLDGGAFPATVADLESEEFLSEEFEYFGGQQANQVFSESSAAVVEGWQYLPFQVYANTVFGDSVGQAFLGGTTIADGLAAWQSTLEDYGTEQGFTVE
- a CDS encoding LacI family DNA-binding transcriptional regulator, producing the protein MTENRPASRESRRVSMADVAARAGVSMQTVSRVANGTAAVVPATRQRVIRAMNELGYRPNSAARALKLGSFRTLGVLSHTLSTLGDVRTIEAIALSAAAEGYATTLIPVHATSQAGVDRVFSRLQELTVDALILNMEAPMLAHAAEMLPPGVPVVYMDPDVAEAQVIVDTDQAGGGRLATEHLLGLGHRTVHHLAGPETSRPAARRIEGWRAALRDAGREIPPLVRGDWSVESGYLAGRELARDPGCTAVFCANDQMALGLYRALAEAGRRVPHDVSVVGFDDTADGRGYAPPLTSVHQDFADVGHRCVASALELVRSGPPPEPRITIVPTQLVVRESTGPAPAETSRPAPA
- a CDS encoding carbohydrate ABC transporter permease, coding for MTTTRLLTVAPSVTRRRRLGTTDRPRRSVTLTVLTAIVLVYSLIPLIWLFINASKTQSDLFSTFGLWFGDEFALFDNIARALTYDDGIFLRWFGNTLLYVVVGAGGATLLAVLGGYALAKYEFAGKRAVFAVVIGAVAVPGTALAVPTFLMFSSMGLTNTPWSVIIPSLISPFGLYLMWTFASEAVPTELMEAARIDGAGEFRIFWQVALRLLAPGMVTVLLFTMVATWNNYFLPLIMLRDPDWYPLIIGLNQWNAQAATAGGTAIFDLVLTGSLLTIVPLIIAFLFLQRYWQSGLAAGSVKE
- the galK gene encoding galactokinase encodes the protein MTALDDARGLLASLTDAPLAGVWSSAGRANLIGEHTDYNEGYVLPFAIDRRTYAAVSPRADDAIRVASTFDPDPVELPIARLADTFAGEPGAAVRRGDVPEWAAYPLGVAWAALEASGRAPHTVLGLDIAFASDVPVGAGLSSSAAIEGATAFALDELWQLGLEGIQLARIGRTAENEAVGAPTGIMDQVSSMLGRADAATFLDCRSLEHETVELGLAAEDLALLVIDTQVQHAHSTGGYRDRREACERGAALLGVPALRDVAVADLDRARTVMDEVTFRRVRHIVTENQRVLDTVRTLRERGPRAIGELLLASHASMRDDFEISVPELDTAVDAAMSAGAIGARMTGGGFGGAAIALVESAAQDRVTAAVTEAFAAAGFAEPRIFPVTPSAGAGRDL
- the galT gene encoding galactose-1-phosphate uridylyltransferase, with the protein product MPDGRELIYYDDAGTTLSDERRVDERTLDPRPATATMRRDVLTGDWISVAAARQNRAHLPPADLDPLAPQTPTNPSEVPDRYDVVVFENRSPSFGPALAEAIGDAPAGENPPGDLDAPGLGRTFTSVGRCEVVCFSPEREGSFGTQTVARARTVIEAWADRTSVLSALPGVQQVFPFENRGEAIGVTLHHPHGQIYAYPYVTPRTRLLLQALEREGTDLFARILDFEQAGPRVVLEAEHWLAYVPFAARWPIEVHLAPRRHAADFAELTAAERDELARVYLRLLRGVDRLYPSPTPYIAAWHQAPVHVGRDGARLHLQLTSPRRAADKLKYLAGSEAAMGAWIGDVPPEQAAERLRAAVAEVGEIA
- the purL gene encoding phosphoribosylformylglycinamidine synthase subunit PurL is translated as MSTEHVVDTVANAAATPEKEQPFEALGLKPDEYAKIREILGRRPTSGELAMYSVMWSEHCSYKSSKIYLRQFGKKVSPEMTEKLMVGMGQNAGVVDVGEGWAVTFKVESHNHPSYIEPFQGAATGVGGIVRDIISMGARPVAVMDQLRFGAIDHPDTARVVHGVVSGISSYGNCLGLPNIGGETVFDATYQANPLVNALAVGVMRHEDIRLANATGAGNKVVLFGARTGGDGIGGASILASDSFSDGGPTKRPAVQVGDPFAEKVLIECCMELYQNDLVEAIQDLGAAGISCATSELAANGGSGMNVELTNVLLRDPSLTAEEILMSESQERMMAIVAPEKLDAFLAVVRKWDVETSVLGEVTGDGRLVITWNGETIVDVDPSTVAVDGPVYERPVAYPTWIDALREDSASALPRSTDPADLKDQFAKLVASPNLADTSWITNQYDYYVLGNTALSFPDDAGMIRVDEESGLGFAIATDANGRYCQLDPYQGAQLALAEAYRNVAVTGATPAAVTDCLNFGSPENPEVMWQFSQAVEGLSDACLTLGVPVTGGNVSFYNQTGDTPIHPTPVVGVLGVIDDVSRRVPSGWQDPGQNIYLLGVTATELSGSAWADVIHGHLGGRPPAVDLDAEKRLAGLLRAANDEWLISSAHDLSEGGLAQALAECVTRFGVGARVWLSELMERDGVDAAAALFSESTGRVLVSVPREDDVKFRGLCAGRDYPVLRIGVTDTVPDLEIQDYFTFSAAELRELSTSTLPRYFGETVAEPV
- a CDS encoding type II toxin-antitoxin system VapC family toxin — encoded protein: MTVVDASAILAFLQGEEGADTVEAALAGSAISAVNWSEVAQKVRARGGDWGTARALLLSYDLKVEPVTLVDAEHAAGLWAPGRGLSLADRLCIALSHRLGVDALTADRAWGDGRGIRQIR
- a CDS encoding AbrB/MazE/SpoVT family DNA-binding domain-containing protein, coding for MDGTYSIVLGDRGRLVIPAELRARQQWDQGTPLVAIETPTGVVLLSREQAKAAVRRQLAGGSLADELLAERRRAAAAEDAA